GTCCGGCATGACAGCACCTGGCATCGAGAAGTTGATGATGACATCTTCGAAGAAGACGATGAAGTTCGGGTCAAGCTCTAGGTGTGCTTTGACCGTGTCACGATAGAACGCATAATGCAGTGCTTCGTCCTTCGCTAGACGACGGAGTAGCGTTGCTAAGTCCTTGTCATGTGCCCCTGCGATTTTCGCGACGTTGTTATAAAAGACAAGTGTCGCTAACTCTTGCAGTGACGTATATGCCATCGTCGCTAACGGGTTCGTGAAGTCCGGGAACCAGCCGTTCTCAACAACACGTTTTCTCAGTTGATGGAGTCGTGTCGGATTGACGTTTCGCGTGACGAGTAGATATGTCTCGAGTAAGTTCGAGTGCTGATCTTCTTCCGCTGTCCACGTCCGGACGAAATCATTGATGACTTCCATCGAGTTCTTGAATGTATAGTCTAAGTGTGACGTATACCATGGTAAGTTGACTTCTGTCAGTAATGCCGTCTCGATTGCTACGATGACACCTTCCGGAAGCGTGACTTGGCTCTCATCCCAAGGAACGCGTTTAAACGACATCGCCTTATCCCATGGAATGAACTCGTGGTAGCTCCAGTCAATATTAGCTGAACGTTCCTTATGCAGTCGATATAACTCTTGAATACGTGGTTCTAAACGGATATCTAAATCTGAATTTAACATGATCGTATCTCCTTTAAACGTATTTTTCACCTTCATTGATTAAGGTGTAATTAATCGCTATAACTATTTAATTTGCACTTATTTATGAGTATAACATTTTAGCCGTCTAATGAGATAAATCAATTTTTTGACAGTTCATTTTAGTTTTGATGACAAAAGGGATTTTCGCGTTTGACATCGCTTGATATGTAAAAAACCTCCTATCCGTGTGTACGTATCACACGAATAGGAGGTTTTCCTTATAGCTTATTCAAACGATCAACCTGAAATTACTTCTTGAGGTTGTAGAATGATTTGATTCCGTCGTAGACAGCAACGTCTGAAAGCATGTCTTCGATGCGGAGAAGTTGGTTGTATTTCGCGATACGGTCTGTACGTGAAAGTGAACCCGTTTTGATTTGACCAGCGTTTGTCGCAACAGCGATGTCAGCGATCGTTGAATCTTCAGTTTCACCAGAACGGTGAGAAACGACAGCTGTGTAACCAGCTTTTTTAGCCATTTCGATTGCGTCGAATGTTTCAGTCAACGTACCGATTTGGTTAACTTTGATGAGGATC
This region of Exiguobacterium acetylicum DSM 20416 genomic DNA includes:
- a CDS encoding acyl-ACP desaturase; the protein is MLNSDLDIRLEPRIQELYRLHKERSANIDWSYHEFIPWDKAMSFKRVPWDESQVTLPEGVIVAIETALLTEVNLPWYTSHLDYTFKNSMEVINDFVRTWTAEEDQHSNLLETYLLVTRNVNPTRLHQLRKRVVENGWFPDFTNPLATMAYTSLQELATLVFYNNVAKIAGAHDKDLATLLRRLAKDEALHYAFYRDTVKAHLELDPNFIVFFEDVIINFSMPGAVMPDFTERMKTIAVDTNYGPLQYFDQVLDVVVKYWGIADLEPTSEEAKQSQANIMKYHGRLKRIKERQERQLEKAKLDV